Proteins encoded within one genomic window of Phoenix dactylifera cultivar Barhee BC4 unplaced genomic scaffold, palm_55x_up_171113_PBpolish2nd_filt_p 000723F, whole genome shotgun sequence:
- the LOC103704390 gene encoding small glutamine-rich tetratricopeptide repeat-containing protein codes for MGNLRSDSPAARRIVLAFLDFLNSVELAPGADSEALDVVKECLQEVFKLNSSTPADGIQPGLLLDLFASQGAGEQCSLTPDWDSLAKSNATSSSQRVEDSKTLKASNREDCARDSEDLGGMPRDELFGRFYAALDKINFFMSSPGAVEDPDQIAKATRFFNEAVAEIGNSQGQIMNLGSLAEAFKSKGNQSMQLKLYSEAIELYTCAIALCEKNAVYYCNRAAAYTQIHGYDEAIEDCLKCIEIDPNYSKAYSRLGSAYFAKGNYNDALNKGYLKALQLDPGNNTVRENIQVTVQKLMEQRAQADPDQNTRSSHGQESSSHSGSTNSSFSFPSFPVGASPDLVANILRNMTSGHGQQSTSQSAGSANSSVPFTSFPVNIPPEFANIIGNIAAATQGHQVHERMPNGNVEGSNEPGIRLDANINLDVGDSPEQVSDVLRSMMEMFSPQPGSQGGAPRGSDRTQGGED; via the exons TCGAACTGGCTCCTGGAGCTGATTCTGAAGCACTTGATGTTGTTAAAGAGTGTTTGCAAGAAGTGTTTAAGCTCAATTCATCGACCCCTGCTGATGGGATACAGCCTGGTTTATTATTGGACCTATTCGCTTCACAGGGAGCTGGTGAACAGTGTAGTCTGACACCAGATTGGGACTCTCTTGCAAAATCCAATGCCACCTCATCTTCCCAAAGAGTTGAAGATTCCAAAACTTTAAAGGCCTCAAAT AGAGAAGATTGTGCTAGAGATTCCGAAGACTTAG GAGGCATGCCAAGAGATGAACTATTTGGAAGATTCTATGCTGCACTTgacaaaatcaatttttttatgaGCTCACCTGGTGCAGTTGAAGACCCTGATCAAATTGCCAAAGCAACACGGTTCTTTAATGAAGCTGTAGCA GAAATTGGGAATTCTCAGGGACAAATAATGAACTTGGGCAGCCTTGCTGAAGCCTTTAAGTCAAAAG GTAATCAATCCATGCAGTTGAAGTTATACTCTGAAGCTATTGAACTATATACCTGTGCCATAGCACTCTGTGAGAAGAACGCTGTTTACTATTGTAACAG GGCTGCTGCTTACACTCAGATTCATGGATATGATGAAGCAATTGAAGACTGCTTAAAGTGCATTGAAATTGATCCTAATTACAGCAAAGCATATAGCCGTCTTGGATCAGCTTATTTTGCTAAAGGGAATTACAATGATGCTTTAAATAAGGGTTACTTGAAAG CCCTGCAGTTGGATCCAGGTAACAACACTGTTCGAGAGAATATTCAG GTAACAGTACAGAAATTGATGGAACAACGTGCACAGGCAGATCCAGATCAG AACACACGATCAAGTCATggccaggaatcttcttcacaTTCAGGGTCAACAAACAGCAGCTTTTCATTCCCGTCATTTCCAGTTGGTGCCTCTCCAGATCTTGTGGCTAACATTTTGAGGAACATGACATCAGGTCATGGCCAACAATCAACTTCGCAATCTGCAGGCTCAGCCAACAGCAGTGTCCCATTCACGTCTTTCCCTGTCAACATTCCTCCCGAATTTGCTAACATAATAGGGAACATAGCCGCAGCTACCCAGGGTCACCAGGTTCATGAGAGAATGCCCAATGGAAATGTAGAGGGCTCAAATGAACCTGGTATAAGACTCGATGCAAATATCAACCTGGATGTCGGAGATTCACCAGAACAGGTATCAGATGTGTTGAGGTCTATGATGGAGATGTTTTCACCGCAGCCCGGGTCACAAGGAGGCGCACCTCGAG GTTCAGATCGAACTCAAGGAGGTGAGGACTGA
- the LOC103704391 gene encoding uncharacterized protein LOC103704391 isoform X2, producing MGASPSPNPASFRLPSSSLPPKRPGFLPSPPTFLPKSRVFSSNSLAGGDRSPPKEQSPKTRIDRRSQAQGGREEEDRPVHCEVDVVSWRERRIKARILVDADIEAVWSVLTDYERLADFIPNLVSSERIPCPHKGRIWLEQRGLQRALYWHIEARVVLDLQEIPDSANGRELHYSMVDGDFKKFEGKWSVKAGPRSSTAILSYEVNVIPRFNFPAIFLERIIRSDLPVNLRALACRAERNSEENQKMLTARNSVGASCRSSNPSSLGLSAAACETDALSSNKLKEKDASSAFSTTLGSPSTELNSKWGVYGKVCRLDRRCMVDEVHLRRFDGLLENGGAHRCVIASITVKAPIREVWNVLTTYEALPEIVPNLAISKILSRDNNKVRILQEGCKGLLYMVLHARVVLDLHEELECEISFEQVEGDFDSFQGKWILEQLGDQHTLLKYIVESKMHKDTFLSEAILEEVIYEDLPSNLCAIRDFVEKREAAGNEPPKYPDKLVVPVSNYVHVIESKPAEHVSITDVSAIPLRQRPKVPGLQRDIEVLKAELMSFISRYGQDGFMPMRKQLRMHGRVDIEKAITRMGGFRKIADLMNLSLAYKHRKPSGYWDNLENLQEEIRWFQKSWGMDPAYMPSRKSFERAGD from the exons ATGGGAGCCTCCCCCTCTCCAAACCCTGCCTCCTTTCGCCTCCCCTCCTCGTCTCTCCCTCCCAAAAGACCAGGGTTTCTCCCGTCCCCCCCGACCTTCCTCCCCAAATCTAGGGTTTTCTCCTCCAATTCCCTCGCCGGAGGCGACCGGAGCCCACCCAAGGAGCAGTCGCCCAAGACGAGGATAGATCGCCGTAGCCAAGCgcagggaggaagggaggaagaggaccgGCCCGTGCATTGCGAGGTGGACGTGGTGTCCTGGCGAGAGCGGAGGATTAAAGCTCGGATCTTGGTCGATGCCGATATCGAGGCCGTATGGAGCGTTCTCACCGATTATGAGCGCCTCGCGGATTTCATCCCCAATCTTGTTTCCAG TGAGAGGATCCCTTGCCCGCACAAGGGGAGGATATGGTTAGAGCAGAGAGGGTTGCAGAGAGCGCTGTATTGGCATATTGAGGCTCGAGTGGTGTTGGATCTTCAGGAGATTCCTGATTCG GCTAATGGGCGTGAGCTACATTACTCCATGGTTGATGGGGACTTTAAGAAGTTTGAGGGGAAATGGTCTGTCAAAGCTGGTCCAAG ATCTTCAACAGCGATTTTATCTTATGAAGTCAATGTGATACCAAGATTTAATTTTCCAGCCATTTTTCTTGAAAGAATTattagatctgatcttcctgTGAACCTTCGGGCCTTGGCATGTAGAGCTGAAAGAAATtcagaagaaaatcaaaaaatgcTTACTGCCAGGAATAGTGTGGGTGCATCTTGTAGGTCCTCCAATCCATCTTCCCTTGGCTTGTCTGCTGCTGCATGTGAGACTGATGCACTCTCCTCTAATAAGTTGAAGGAAAAAGATGCCTCTTCTGCTTTTAGTACTACGCTTGGTTCACCATCAACTGAGTTGAACAGCAAATGGGGTGTTTATGGAAAAGTCTGCAGACTTGATAGGCGATGTATGGTAGATGAAGTCCATCTTCGTAGATTTGATGGCCTATTG GAAAATGGAGGGGCTCATCGATGTGTTATTGCTAGCATCACGGTCAAGGCACCAATTCGAGAAGTATGGAATGTGTTGACTACCTACGAGGCATTGCCTGA GATTGTTCCAAATTTGGCTATCAGTAAAATCCTGTCTCGAGATAATAATAAGGTTCGCATTCTACAG GAGGGTTGCAAGGGCCTATTATATATGGTTCTTCACGCCCGTGTTGTTTTGGATTTGCATGAAGAACTTGAATGTGAGATTAGCTTTGAGCAAGTTGAAGGGGATTTTGATTCATTTCAAGGAAAATGGATTCTAGAACAGCTTGGAGATCAACATACACTATTGAAGTATATTGTAGAGTCAAAAATGCACAAAGATACCTTCCTATCAGAGGCTATTCTGGAAGAG GTTATATATGAAGATCTTCCATCCAACTTATGTGCCATTCGTGATTTTGTTGAAAAAAGAGAAGCTGCCGGAAATGAACCCCCAAAGTATCCTGACAAACTAGTGGTTCCAGTTTCCAACTATGTGCACGTTATAGAAAGCAAGCCAGCTGAACATGTTTCTATTACCGATGTCTCAGCAATTCCTTTGAGACAGAGACCCAAGGTTCCAGGTTTACAAAGAGATATTGAAGTTCTCAAAGCTGAGTTGATGTCATTTATCTCAAGGTATGGTCAAGATGGGTTTATGCCTATGAGGAAGCAACTTCGCATGCATGGACGAGTGGATATTGAGAAGGCAATAACTCGCATGGGCGGATTCAGAAAGATTGCAGACTTGATGAACCTTTCACTTGCTTACAAACATCGCAAGCCAAGTGGCTATTGGGATAACCTAGAGAATTTGCAAGAAGAG ATAAGATGGTTCCAGAAGAGCTGGGGAATGGATCCTGCTTACATGCCCAGTAGGAAGTCTTTTGAGCGTGCAG GTGATTAA
- the LOC103704391 gene encoding uncharacterized protein LOC103704391 isoform X1 has product MGASPSPNPASFRLPSSSLPPKRPGFLPSPPTFLPKSRVFSSNSLAGGDRSPPKEQSPKTRIDRRSQAQGGREEEDRPVHCEVDVVSWRERRIKARILVDADIEAVWSVLTDYERLADFIPNLVSSERIPCPHKGRIWLEQRGLQRALYWHIEARVVLDLQEIPDSANGRELHYSMVDGDFKKFEGKWSVKAGPRSSTAILSYEVNVIPRFNFPAIFLERIIRSDLPVNLRALACRAERNSEENQKMLTARNSVGASCRSSNPSSLGLSAAACETDALSSNKLKEKDASSAFSTTLGSPSTELNSKWGVYGKVCRLDRRCMVDEVHLRRFDGLLENGGAHRCVIASITVKAPIREVWNVLTTYEALPEIVPNLAISKILSRDNNKVRILQEGCKGLLYMVLHARVVLDLHEELECEISFEQVEGDFDSFQGKWILEQLGDQHTLLKYIVESKMHKDTFLSEAILEEVIYEDLPSNLCAIRDFVEKREAAGNEPPKYPDKLVVPVSNYVHVIESKPAEHVSITDVSAIPLRQRPKVPGLQRDIEVLKAELMSFISRYGQDGFMPMRKQLRMHGRVDIEKAITRMGGFRKIADLMNLSLAYKHRKPSGYWDNLENLQEEIRWFQKSWGMDPAYMPSRKSFERAGRYDIARALEKWGGLQEVCRLLSLKPRHPRRHLDFDREEQHDFKARSEPDGEEKIQSKPYIPQDTEKWLRKLKDLDINWVE; this is encoded by the exons ATGGGAGCCTCCCCCTCTCCAAACCCTGCCTCCTTTCGCCTCCCCTCCTCGTCTCTCCCTCCCAAAAGACCAGGGTTTCTCCCGTCCCCCCCGACCTTCCTCCCCAAATCTAGGGTTTTCTCCTCCAATTCCCTCGCCGGAGGCGACCGGAGCCCACCCAAGGAGCAGTCGCCCAAGACGAGGATAGATCGCCGTAGCCAAGCgcagggaggaagggaggaagaggaccgGCCCGTGCATTGCGAGGTGGACGTGGTGTCCTGGCGAGAGCGGAGGATTAAAGCTCGGATCTTGGTCGATGCCGATATCGAGGCCGTATGGAGCGTTCTCACCGATTATGAGCGCCTCGCGGATTTCATCCCCAATCTTGTTTCCAG TGAGAGGATCCCTTGCCCGCACAAGGGGAGGATATGGTTAGAGCAGAGAGGGTTGCAGAGAGCGCTGTATTGGCATATTGAGGCTCGAGTGGTGTTGGATCTTCAGGAGATTCCTGATTCG GCTAATGGGCGTGAGCTACATTACTCCATGGTTGATGGGGACTTTAAGAAGTTTGAGGGGAAATGGTCTGTCAAAGCTGGTCCAAG ATCTTCAACAGCGATTTTATCTTATGAAGTCAATGTGATACCAAGATTTAATTTTCCAGCCATTTTTCTTGAAAGAATTattagatctgatcttcctgTGAACCTTCGGGCCTTGGCATGTAGAGCTGAAAGAAATtcagaagaaaatcaaaaaatgcTTACTGCCAGGAATAGTGTGGGTGCATCTTGTAGGTCCTCCAATCCATCTTCCCTTGGCTTGTCTGCTGCTGCATGTGAGACTGATGCACTCTCCTCTAATAAGTTGAAGGAAAAAGATGCCTCTTCTGCTTTTAGTACTACGCTTGGTTCACCATCAACTGAGTTGAACAGCAAATGGGGTGTTTATGGAAAAGTCTGCAGACTTGATAGGCGATGTATGGTAGATGAAGTCCATCTTCGTAGATTTGATGGCCTATTG GAAAATGGAGGGGCTCATCGATGTGTTATTGCTAGCATCACGGTCAAGGCACCAATTCGAGAAGTATGGAATGTGTTGACTACCTACGAGGCATTGCCTGA GATTGTTCCAAATTTGGCTATCAGTAAAATCCTGTCTCGAGATAATAATAAGGTTCGCATTCTACAG GAGGGTTGCAAGGGCCTATTATATATGGTTCTTCACGCCCGTGTTGTTTTGGATTTGCATGAAGAACTTGAATGTGAGATTAGCTTTGAGCAAGTTGAAGGGGATTTTGATTCATTTCAAGGAAAATGGATTCTAGAACAGCTTGGAGATCAACATACACTATTGAAGTATATTGTAGAGTCAAAAATGCACAAAGATACCTTCCTATCAGAGGCTATTCTGGAAGAG GTTATATATGAAGATCTTCCATCCAACTTATGTGCCATTCGTGATTTTGTTGAAAAAAGAGAAGCTGCCGGAAATGAACCCCCAAAGTATCCTGACAAACTAGTGGTTCCAGTTTCCAACTATGTGCACGTTATAGAAAGCAAGCCAGCTGAACATGTTTCTATTACCGATGTCTCAGCAATTCCTTTGAGACAGAGACCCAAGGTTCCAGGTTTACAAAGAGATATTGAAGTTCTCAAAGCTGAGTTGATGTCATTTATCTCAAGGTATGGTCAAGATGGGTTTATGCCTATGAGGAAGCAACTTCGCATGCATGGACGAGTGGATATTGAGAAGGCAATAACTCGCATGGGCGGATTCAGAAAGATTGCAGACTTGATGAACCTTTCACTTGCTTACAAACATCGCAAGCCAAGTGGCTATTGGGATAACCTAGAGAATTTGCAAGAAGAG ATAAGATGGTTCCAGAAGAGCTGGGGAATGGATCCTGCTTACATGCCCAGTAGGAAGTCTTTTGAGCGTGCAG GACGCTATGATATTGCTCGGGCATTGGAAAAATGGGGTGGCCTGCAGGAGGTTTGTCGCCTTTTATCTCTTAAGCCGAGACATCCCAGAAGACATTTGGACTTCGACAGAGAAGAGCAACATGATTTCAAGGCACGCAGTGAACCGGATGGTGAAGAAAAGATACAAAGTAAGCCCTATATTCCTCAAGACACAGAGAAATGGCTCAGGAAGCTGAAGGATTTGGACATCAACTGGGTGGAGTAA